A genomic stretch from Hemicordylus capensis ecotype Gifberg chromosome 5, rHemCap1.1.pri, whole genome shotgun sequence includes:
- the TMCC3 gene encoding transmembrane and coiled-coil domain protein 3 isoform X4 — translation MNTLSLPLNIRRGGSDTNLNFDVPDGVFEFQKVKLNADSLKQKILKVKEQIKIEQTARDGNVAEYLKLVNSADKQQAGRIKQVFEKKNQKSAHSIAQLQKKLEQYQRKLKDIEQNGSSKSTKDASKDSLKEIQSLKDAHGKSRTTGHSSESKTGVPGVSLTPPVFVFSKSREFANLIRNKFGSADNIAHLKSNLDDFRPETSPRAYGGSATLVAKPKYTSDDECSSATSGSADSNGNQSFGHGGPNALDSHGKLSMLLEELREMKEAQSQLADDIENLKVQFKRDYGFISQTLQEERYRYERLEDQLSDLTDLHQHETANLKQELASIEEKVAYQAYERSRDVQEALESCQTRVSKLELHQQEQQALQSETVNAKVLLGKCINVVLAFMTVILVCVSTIAKFVAPMMRSRFHIICTFFAVTLLAILCKNWDHIVCAIEKMIIPR, via the exons ATGAATACGCTCAGTTTGCCTCTTAACATTCGTCGGGGAGGTTCGGACACCAATCTCAATTTCGATGTACCTGACGGTGTGTTTGAGTTTCAGAAAGTAAAACTCAATGCAGACAGCTTGAAACAAAAGATTCTGAAAGTTAAGGAACAAATCAAAATAGAACAAACTGCTCGGGATGGGAATGTGGCCGAGTATTTAAAGCTGGTAAAcagtgcagacaaacagcaaGCTGGGCGAATTAAACAAGTCTTTGAAAAGAAGAACCAAAAGTCTGCCCATTCCATAGCCCAGCTTCAGAAGAAACTGGAACAGTATCAGAGAAAGCTCAAGGATATTGAACAAAATGGTTCCTCCAAGAGTACGAAGGATGCATCCAAAGACAGCCTAAAGGAAATCCAATCTCTAAAGGATGCCCATGGAAAATCTCGTACTACTGGCCACAGCAGCGAAAGTAAGACAGGCGTTCCAGGGGTCTCATTGACACCACCAGTATTTGTTTTCAGCAAATCCAGAGAGTTTGCAAACTTGATCCGGAATAAATTTGGTAGTGCTGACAATATTGCTCACCTAAAGAGCAACTTGGATGACTTCAGACCAGAAACTAGTCCCAGGGCCTATGGTGGCAGTGCCACTTTAGTGGCTAAACCAAAATACACCAGTGATGATGAGTGCTCAAGTGCAACATCTGGCTCTGCAGACAGTAATGGCAACCAGTCCTTTGGCCATGGTGGGCCAAATGCACTGGACAGCCATGGAAAACTTTCCATGCTCTTGGAGGAACTGCGGGAAATGAAGGAGGCACAATCTCAATTGGCAGATGACATAGAGAATTTAAAAGTGCAGTTCAAGAGAGACTATGGCTTTATTTCTCAAACACTGCAGGAGGAAAGATACAG GTATGAACGATTAGAAGACCAGCTCAGTGATCTAACGGACCTCCATCAGCATGAAACGGCCAACCTGAAACAAGAGCTAGCTAGTATTGAAGAAAAAGTAGCATATCAGGCTTATGAGCGGTCACGAGATGTTCAG GAAGCCCTGGAATCTTGCCAGACACGGGTGTCTAAGCTGGAGCTCCATCAGCAAGAACAGCAAGCATTGCAGTCAGAAACTGTTAACGCCAAAGTCCTCCTGGGGAAATGTATAAATGTGGTCTTGGCCTTCATGACTGTCATCCTAGTGTGCGTCTCTACCATAGCAAAGTTTGTAGCTCCTATGATGAGAAGTCGTTTCCATATTATTTGCACCTTTTTTGCAGTAACTCTGCTTGCAATTTTATGCAAAAACTGGGATCACATTGTCTGTGCAATAGAAAAAATGATCATACCAAGATGA
- the TMCC3 gene encoding transmembrane and coiled-coil domain protein 3 isoform X3, with amino-acid sequence MNVWLALCSSVERHDMNTLSLPLNIRRGGSDTNLNFDVPDGVFEFQKVKLNADSLKQKILKVKEQIKIEQTARDGNVAEYLKLVNSADKQQAGRIKQVFEKKNQKSAHSIAQLQKKLEQYQRKLKDIEQNGSSKSTKDASKDSLKEIQSLKDAHGKSRTTGHSSESKTGVPGVSLTPPVFVFSKSREFANLIRNKFGSADNIAHLKSNLDDFRPETSPRAYGGSATLVAKPKYTSDDECSSATSGSADSNGNQSFGHGGPNALDSHGKLSMLLEELREMKEAQSQLADDIENLKVQFKRDYGFISQTLQEERYRYERLEDQLSDLTDLHQHETANLKQELASIEEKVAYQAYERSRDVQEALESCQTRVSKLELHQQEQQALQSETVNAKVLLGKCINVVLAFMTVILVCVSTIAKFVAPMMRSRFHIICTFFAVTLLAILCKNWDHIVCAIEKMIIPR; translated from the exons GTAGAAAGACATGACATGAATACGCTCAGTTTGCCTCTTAACATTCGTCGGGGAGGTTCGGACACCAATCTCAATTTCGATGTACCTGACGGTGTGTTTGAGTTTCAGAAAGTAAAACTCAATGCAGACAGCTTGAAACAAAAGATTCTGAAAGTTAAGGAACAAATCAAAATAGAACAAACTGCTCGGGATGGGAATGTGGCCGAGTATTTAAAGCTGGTAAAcagtgcagacaaacagcaaGCTGGGCGAATTAAACAAGTCTTTGAAAAGAAGAACCAAAAGTCTGCCCATTCCATAGCCCAGCTTCAGAAGAAACTGGAACAGTATCAGAGAAAGCTCAAGGATATTGAACAAAATGGTTCCTCCAAGAGTACGAAGGATGCATCCAAAGACAGCCTAAAGGAAATCCAATCTCTAAAGGATGCCCATGGAAAATCTCGTACTACTGGCCACAGCAGCGAAAGTAAGACAGGCGTTCCAGGGGTCTCATTGACACCACCAGTATTTGTTTTCAGCAAATCCAGAGAGTTTGCAAACTTGATCCGGAATAAATTTGGTAGTGCTGACAATATTGCTCACCTAAAGAGCAACTTGGATGACTTCAGACCAGAAACTAGTCCCAGGGCCTATGGTGGCAGTGCCACTTTAGTGGCTAAACCAAAATACACCAGTGATGATGAGTGCTCAAGTGCAACATCTGGCTCTGCAGACAGTAATGGCAACCAGTCCTTTGGCCATGGTGGGCCAAATGCACTGGACAGCCATGGAAAACTTTCCATGCTCTTGGAGGAACTGCGGGAAATGAAGGAGGCACAATCTCAATTGGCAGATGACATAGAGAATTTAAAAGTGCAGTTCAAGAGAGACTATGGCTTTATTTCTCAAACACTGCAGGAGGAAAGATACAG GTATGAACGATTAGAAGACCAGCTCAGTGATCTAACGGACCTCCATCAGCATGAAACGGCCAACCTGAAACAAGAGCTAGCTAGTATTGAAGAAAAAGTAGCATATCAGGCTTATGAGCGGTCACGAGATGTTCAG GAAGCCCTGGAATCTTGCCAGACACGGGTGTCTAAGCTGGAGCTCCATCAGCAAGAACAGCAAGCATTGCAGTCAGAAACTGTTAACGCCAAAGTCCTCCTGGGGAAATGTATAAATGTGGTCTTGGCCTTCATGACTGTCATCCTAGTGTGCGTCTCTACCATAGCAAAGTTTGTAGCTCCTATGATGAGAAGTCGTTTCCATATTATTTGCACCTTTTTTGCAGTAACTCTGCTTGCAATTTTATGCAAAAACTGGGATCACATTGTCTGTGCAATAGAAAAAATGATCATACCAAGATGA
- the TMCC3 gene encoding transmembrane and coiled-coil domain protein 3 isoform X2 yields MPGSDTALAVDRTYSDPERHRRFKTRVERHDMNTLSLPLNIRRGGSDTNLNFDVPDGVFEFQKVKLNADSLKQKILKVKEQIKIEQTARDGNVAEYLKLVNSADKQQAGRIKQVFEKKNQKSAHSIAQLQKKLEQYQRKLKDIEQNGSSKSTKDASKDSLKEIQSLKDAHGKSRTTGHSSESKTGVPGVSLTPPVFVFSKSREFANLIRNKFGSADNIAHLKSNLDDFRPETSPRAYGGSATLVAKPKYTSDDECSSATSGSADSNGNQSFGHGGPNALDSHGKLSMLLEELREMKEAQSQLADDIENLKVQFKRDYGFISQTLQEERYRYERLEDQLSDLTDLHQHETANLKQELASIEEKVAYQAYERSRDVQEALESCQTRVSKLELHQQEQQALQSETVNAKVLLGKCINVVLAFMTVILVCVSTIAKFVAPMMRSRFHIICTFFAVTLLAILCKNWDHIVCAIEKMIIPR; encoded by the exons GTAGAAAGACATGACATGAATACGCTCAGTTTGCCTCTTAACATTCGTCGGGGAGGTTCGGACACCAATCTCAATTTCGATGTACCTGACGGTGTGTTTGAGTTTCAGAAAGTAAAACTCAATGCAGACAGCTTGAAACAAAAGATTCTGAAAGTTAAGGAACAAATCAAAATAGAACAAACTGCTCGGGATGGGAATGTGGCCGAGTATTTAAAGCTGGTAAAcagtgcagacaaacagcaaGCTGGGCGAATTAAACAAGTCTTTGAAAAGAAGAACCAAAAGTCTGCCCATTCCATAGCCCAGCTTCAGAAGAAACTGGAACAGTATCAGAGAAAGCTCAAGGATATTGAACAAAATGGTTCCTCCAAGAGTACGAAGGATGCATCCAAAGACAGCCTAAAGGAAATCCAATCTCTAAAGGATGCCCATGGAAAATCTCGTACTACTGGCCACAGCAGCGAAAGTAAGACAGGCGTTCCAGGGGTCTCATTGACACCACCAGTATTTGTTTTCAGCAAATCCAGAGAGTTTGCAAACTTGATCCGGAATAAATTTGGTAGTGCTGACAATATTGCTCACCTAAAGAGCAACTTGGATGACTTCAGACCAGAAACTAGTCCCAGGGCCTATGGTGGCAGTGCCACTTTAGTGGCTAAACCAAAATACACCAGTGATGATGAGTGCTCAAGTGCAACATCTGGCTCTGCAGACAGTAATGGCAACCAGTCCTTTGGCCATGGTGGGCCAAATGCACTGGACAGCCATGGAAAACTTTCCATGCTCTTGGAGGAACTGCGGGAAATGAAGGAGGCACAATCTCAATTGGCAGATGACATAGAGAATTTAAAAGTGCAGTTCAAGAGAGACTATGGCTTTATTTCTCAAACACTGCAGGAGGAAAGATACAG GTATGAACGATTAGAAGACCAGCTCAGTGATCTAACGGACCTCCATCAGCATGAAACGGCCAACCTGAAACAAGAGCTAGCTAGTATTGAAGAAAAAGTAGCATATCAGGCTTATGAGCGGTCACGAGATGTTCAG GAAGCCCTGGAATCTTGCCAGACACGGGTGTCTAAGCTGGAGCTCCATCAGCAAGAACAGCAAGCATTGCAGTCAGAAACTGTTAACGCCAAAGTCCTCCTGGGGAAATGTATAAATGTGGTCTTGGCCTTCATGACTGTCATCCTAGTGTGCGTCTCTACCATAGCAAAGTTTGTAGCTCCTATGATGAGAAGTCGTTTCCATATTATTTGCACCTTTTTTGCAGTAACTCTGCTTGCAATTTTATGCAAAAACTGGGATCACATTGTCTGTGCAATAGAAAAAATGATCATACCAAGATGA
- the TMCC3 gene encoding transmembrane and coiled-coil domain protein 3 isoform X1, with protein sequence MKCALLGLAKSPSKKWASEWARSEREEQERAGARSPSRCLPSMLRKVERHDMNTLSLPLNIRRGGSDTNLNFDVPDGVFEFQKVKLNADSLKQKILKVKEQIKIEQTARDGNVAEYLKLVNSADKQQAGRIKQVFEKKNQKSAHSIAQLQKKLEQYQRKLKDIEQNGSSKSTKDASKDSLKEIQSLKDAHGKSRTTGHSSESKTGVPGVSLTPPVFVFSKSREFANLIRNKFGSADNIAHLKSNLDDFRPETSPRAYGGSATLVAKPKYTSDDECSSATSGSADSNGNQSFGHGGPNALDSHGKLSMLLEELREMKEAQSQLADDIENLKVQFKRDYGFISQTLQEERYRYERLEDQLSDLTDLHQHETANLKQELASIEEKVAYQAYERSRDVQEALESCQTRVSKLELHQQEQQALQSETVNAKVLLGKCINVVLAFMTVILVCVSTIAKFVAPMMRSRFHIICTFFAVTLLAILCKNWDHIVCAIEKMIIPR encoded by the exons GTAGAAAGACATGACATGAATACGCTCAGTTTGCCTCTTAACATTCGTCGGGGAGGTTCGGACACCAATCTCAATTTCGATGTACCTGACGGTGTGTTTGAGTTTCAGAAAGTAAAACTCAATGCAGACAGCTTGAAACAAAAGATTCTGAAAGTTAAGGAACAAATCAAAATAGAACAAACTGCTCGGGATGGGAATGTGGCCGAGTATTTAAAGCTGGTAAAcagtgcagacaaacagcaaGCTGGGCGAATTAAACAAGTCTTTGAAAAGAAGAACCAAAAGTCTGCCCATTCCATAGCCCAGCTTCAGAAGAAACTGGAACAGTATCAGAGAAAGCTCAAGGATATTGAACAAAATGGTTCCTCCAAGAGTACGAAGGATGCATCCAAAGACAGCCTAAAGGAAATCCAATCTCTAAAGGATGCCCATGGAAAATCTCGTACTACTGGCCACAGCAGCGAAAGTAAGACAGGCGTTCCAGGGGTCTCATTGACACCACCAGTATTTGTTTTCAGCAAATCCAGAGAGTTTGCAAACTTGATCCGGAATAAATTTGGTAGTGCTGACAATATTGCTCACCTAAAGAGCAACTTGGATGACTTCAGACCAGAAACTAGTCCCAGGGCCTATGGTGGCAGTGCCACTTTAGTGGCTAAACCAAAATACACCAGTGATGATGAGTGCTCAAGTGCAACATCTGGCTCTGCAGACAGTAATGGCAACCAGTCCTTTGGCCATGGTGGGCCAAATGCACTGGACAGCCATGGAAAACTTTCCATGCTCTTGGAGGAACTGCGGGAAATGAAGGAGGCACAATCTCAATTGGCAGATGACATAGAGAATTTAAAAGTGCAGTTCAAGAGAGACTATGGCTTTATTTCTCAAACACTGCAGGAGGAAAGATACAG GTATGAACGATTAGAAGACCAGCTCAGTGATCTAACGGACCTCCATCAGCATGAAACGGCCAACCTGAAACAAGAGCTAGCTAGTATTGAAGAAAAAGTAGCATATCAGGCTTATGAGCGGTCACGAGATGTTCAG GAAGCCCTGGAATCTTGCCAGACACGGGTGTCTAAGCTGGAGCTCCATCAGCAAGAACAGCAAGCATTGCAGTCAGAAACTGTTAACGCCAAAGTCCTCCTGGGGAAATGTATAAATGTGGTCTTGGCCTTCATGACTGTCATCCTAGTGTGCGTCTCTACCATAGCAAAGTTTGTAGCTCCTATGATGAGAAGTCGTTTCCATATTATTTGCACCTTTTTTGCAGTAACTCTGCTTGCAATTTTATGCAAAAACTGGGATCACATTGTCTGTGCAATAGAAAAAATGATCATACCAAGATGA